From Sphingobacterium bambusae:
GGATGGATCCTTGTAAAGAAATCTTAGCTTTACCATAATCGAAGGTCATAAATTTCAATTATTCTTACAGGAAGCAGGGTTGACTTTCCTGCACGTTGCAAAGTTATCGCCGCTGCTAGACCATTGGGGCCAGCCCCTACCACTATTGCATCATAGTTTTTTTCCATTACCATTAATAAATTCTCAATTTATGTCGGCTACATCGGCAAGGTAAGCCGCTCCATCCTTTTCAATGTCCCAGCCGACTACCGGATTGAAGTGGTAACCAACTTTAGACTCGCGAGCTTTCACTAGCTGATTGTACGTTGGTTGTTCGTAACCCGTTTCATCGATTACCTTACTTAATATTCGAGTTGGTTTGCCATCCCAGTTCCACATCAGGCGAAAGGCCGTATGTGCTTTTTCAAGTACCGGCCCTTGAATATGAGCCTGCTGCCAATGCGCACCGTCATCGGTACTTACCAAAACCTGTTTTACCTTTCCCCTTCCACTCCAGGCAATACCACGGATTTCTTGCCAGCCCTCTTCAATTTTCTTGGGGTAAGCCGGATATGTAATTATTGAGCGCGCATCCATTACTAAACTAAACATTCTGATCTTACCATCCTTTACTTTCTCGGTATATTTAGAAGTTTCTTCGCGCGTCATCACCGGCTCGTCCGTTAGCTCGATGCGTCGTAGCCACTTGATCTGGGTATTTCCCTCAAATCCAGGTATCACAAGGCGCATGGGATAGCCTTGCTGGGGACGGATTGCTTCGCCATTTTGTCCATATGCAATAATGGCTTCTGGCAACGCCTCATCTAAAGGTACGCTACGCGCCATCAGCGCCCCATCCGCACCTTCTGCTAAGAACCATTTTGCAGATGCTTTCACGCCAAGATCGCGCAAGATGGTGGACAGCAGTACGCCCGTCCACTCGCTCTGACTAGTCAGCCCACAAACCTCCTGTGGCGTCATCTCACGCTTACCATATCTAAAATTCCCCGAGCATTCAATAAAACAAATACGGGAAACCGAAGGATAGCGTTTGAGATCTGCTAAGGTCAAGCGTATAGGTTTGTCCAGTAGTCCATGGATCAGCAACTCGTGTTTATCGGGATCGATAGTTGGTACCCCTGCATGATGCCGCTCAAAATGCAGATCTGCGGGGGTTATGGTTCCATAAAGGTCCTGCAATGGTGTTCGCGAAGCTGTCGATGAAGTGAGTTTCTTAGGAGACTCAAAAGCCGACCGATAACCAACCTCGCCCGTTGGCCCACCTTGCACCTTGCTAGGATCTACAACGATCTGCGTAGGCGTAATAGGTTCAATAATCTGATTTCTTGACCCAAAAAACAGGTAGCTTGTCAGGCCAATACCTACCAGCACGAATATAAATACAGCTAGACCCAAGCTGCGTTCTGACCATAATTGCGATACTTTGCTCTTATTCATTACTTATTATTTTACTTCCGATCCACCTCGTCTGTCGTCTATTACGTAGCGCTTCAGCGCCGGCATCTCGATCAGGGGAAGCGTTCTTGCATTGATTACTTTATCTTTGGTTATTATCTTATTTAAGTACAGCAGGTAGGCCGTGATGTCATAGACCTCTTGATCGCTTAGCGAACCTGGCGCGTTAAACGGCATCGCCCGGCGCACGTAATCAAAAATGGTCGTTGCATAAGGCCAGTAATTGCCAATGGTATTTTTTCCTGTGCTGTCACTCACCAACTTATCATATGGTCCTTCATACCCATTCACGCCGTGGCAGGAAGCACATTTCTGCCGGTAAAGCAGTTCACCTGATTTCACCGTACCTTCCCCATTTTCAGGAAGGCCCTTGCCATCGGGACGTACGTCAATATCCCATTTAGCAATAAATTTCTTATCGGCAGCTTTTCCAATCTGGAATTGTGCCGGCCATGTCTGTTGGTAATTATCCAGACCGTCATCCCATCGCATATGATAAACCTGCGTGGTGTCTATCGCTTGCGCATCTCTGGGTTCGACCGAACAGCAAACAAAAAGACAGTGCAACAGCAAGAGACCATATGCATGCAGCTTAATCATACTGACCAGCGTCGAGTTTACCCGGTGAAATCTTATAATCTTTCTTAACCTTATCCAAGACGACATATAGCGAGTCTCTATTTTCATCAATTCCATGCAGCACAACCCGATTACCGTTCTGCTCGATTTTATAGGACACTACAAAACGCTGTCTTATTTCTTTTTGCGCCATCTGATCAGCTTTAGCGAATTCACGCAGACGACGGGCAGTTCTTGCCCGAGCATCGACATAAGAAGCCTCATTCCCCAAACGCGCTTTTACCTCTGCGGGAATCCACTCAGCAAGGGTAAGACGTGGTTGGTCATCGTCTGCTTGTTTTGCCAGTCGATCGAGGTAGTTTTTCACGCCAGCGTCACCACCTTCACCGGCCGTAACATTGCGTTCGTCAGGAATCAGCTTATATTTATCTTCCAAGTAAAGCGTTTGTGTGGCATTATCGGCATAATAATGGAAAGCTCGTTGGCCACCAGCAACCCCTGAAATTTCGAAGGTTCTGTTCACATCGCGTTTAGGATCTCCCCCTCCGTTAGACAAGTCTAGCTTGAGCGGACGATTTACTTTGAAGGTCAAGGTTGACCAGCGTTCAAAAGTTGCCGATTGCCAGCGTATGCTGTCCTTGGGATTGAAAGGCCTTGCCACACCGTTGATCTTAAACTCGGTGACGTTATAGTTTCCACGTAGTTCTGCTACGCCTTTGCTGGATGGCTGTTTATACGGATCGTAGCGAAAGTCCACATATTGCAGATAAAAGAATACGCCCAAGAAGAGGAAAATGGTGAAAGTCTTAGCTAGCAGACGCAGTACCTGCGGAATAGTACTGAATGTAGGGAACGATAAGTTTACTCTTGAAGGGACCTCTCGCACAAAAACTTCATAGTAGGGCCGGAAGTAAGGTACCAGCAAAAATAAGCTCAGGAGCACAAAATAAGAGCTGTACACATGCACGCCTCCATCATAGGCAAAATTAACGGCAACGATGGCCCCTAAAGCCCCAACCAGCAACGTCGAACCTAGCGCTACGGTCTTGCGGAAAAGTAGCATGGTTCCCGCACCTACTTCAACAATACCGGCAAAAACCTGATACCAAGGCACTATACCAAATGACAACCAAAATATTTTTTGGGTGGTCAGATCCCCATAGTCTGTATCTAGAATACCAAAGGACGGATAAGGCATCTGCACGGGAAACAGTTTGGTAAAACCAAATCCAATGATGCCAAGTCCTGCCCGGTACCGCACCACGACATTTAGCCAATAGTAAAGACTGTTGTACTCCTTTCGCGGCCACTTGAAGATCGATACCAAGAGTGTCCACAGTAATCCTGCAATAGTGGCAAAAAAGAGTGTATTGACCCAGATACTGTAGCCTTCTAGACGGTAACCGAAGGTTGTTCGACCAAACCAATTAACACCCGAACCAAACCTGCAGATATCGTATAGATCTCGGTAATCCAGGTTCAGCCAATCCAGCGCGATAACCTGCTGGTACCATAGCGGATTATTAGGTACGGATATGATAATAAAAAAAACGAAACTTACCCTGAATGTAATTAACTGCCATAAGGGCCAACATTTTTCTGAAGTGTGGTTTATTTCCTTTTGGGCATCCACATCACGTATTTTTTTTTCAAGTATAGACATAGTTAAAGCAAACCAGTGGTTTATAGTGTTATAATTTGAAACCTAATCTTCTGCGACCTTCTTTTTTCACCTCCTGTAGTAGATATTTTTTATCAACCTTCGATAAGCTGACAATCAAAGAATCGCCTTGGAGATTACTACCGTTCAAGGTAATATGACTGCTATCTGGACGATCGATCGCGAAGGTGTAGCGATCGTTTACATAATTTGGATTAGGATTCTGCAAAGTGAGCTGCTTTTCATCGCCTGCCGCCGTGTATCGGTAATACAACCGGTCGCCAACTTGCGCATATTCGTAATCACGCTGGGCATCTTGACGTTTTAAAAAACCTGGACTTTTGGTCGTTTTTATCGTTTGGTTCACCCGTACACTGAGCGTATTCCATTTTTCGAAAACTACATCCTTCCAGCGCAGACTATCTGTTGGTGAAAATGCGAGCGTATCACCGTTCAGTATAAAGCTGTCCACTGCATATTTCCCGGCAATCCCCGTTAAACCCTTTTGCTGGGGATAGTAAAGCGATGAGGAACGGCTAACATCAACTGCACGAAATCCGACAAGCACAGCAAATATGATAAAGAACACGAATTTTGCTGACCATCTCCATCGCCCCCAGTTTGTCAGCTTCCAGTCAAATTTCCAGCGTTCAGGCAAGGTGATCTGAAGATTTACAATCAATTTGGATAGGCGCCCAACATCGTAAAGAAAGATAGGTAAGGTCAGCAGCACAACATAAGCCGAAGCTAGGTAGTAATCACCAGCATAGGCAAGATCCGCTAAAAATACGTTTCCGTAGAACGGTATAATGATGATAACCGCTAAAAAAGATGTGCGACGGAACAATAGCAACAGCGCAGCGAGGAGCTCTACCACCCCAAGAAAGATGAGGTAAGCGGGCGCGGCGGATAGACTCAGATAAAGATGCTTAAGATCCGCAAAGTACCCATAACCTGTATTGAGATGGCTAAGTGATAGCTCAGGAGCGAAAATCGCAAAAAGCTTGGTAAATCCAGCGACGAACAAAATGGCCGCTAGTCGAAAACGTACAAAGATCCGTAGCAGATAAAAATATAGCGCGTCTCGATCAGGAGCTTTCCGTTCTTTTTTGAGCCAAATGGCAGCGCCGATCAGCGCAAAGGACAAAGCTAGTAACCAGTCATAGATATGCGGTGATTCACCAAAAAAGTGCGGTAAAAAAACAAGCAGATTAAACAGGTCGGTTACCAGATAATTCCACCGCAGTTCAAAAAGCGTACTATAAAAATCTGCCTGCAAAGGCAGGCTTAGCAAAATAATGAAGAGCGCACCTAGGCGAATAAGATATCTTTGCCAAGGGGCATATACAGGAGCGAAAGTTGTTTGATTTGCCATAGTGATCAACTATTAAAAGGAATAACCCGGGTTTTGCTCCAAACTAGGATCTGCCAGTATTTGGCTATACGGAATAGGTAACAGCAACCTAAAGGATTCACTGATGCTGAGCACCTGCTGCGCTCTACCAGTACGCACCAGATCAAACCAACGATGTGCCTCAAAGGCAAATTCAAGCCGGCGCTCGTTCTCGATCCACAACAAAATTTCAGCTTGGTTTTCGGAATTTGTACGGGAAGACAGAAGCGCCCTTGTTCTCACGGCATTCAGATCATCTGTCGCTTGCTGGTAATCATTGATCCTAGCGCTAGCTTCGGCACGTATTAGATAGAGCTCTGCTACGCGGATGATGTAGGTAGGATCTGTGGCAGGACTGCGGTAATATAAATTGCCATACCATCTATTCTGATTGTCTCTTGCGATGAGCTCATTTCTAGCGCCACCAGTTTCTGGAGTATTCAAGAGTGATACCAACGCAGCATTGGGTGCCCACTGCCGCGTTCCACCATTGGTTTGTGGCTGCCACTGCCCCCGATGCGGGTTGAGTTCATTGGCGTTATAAAACAGCTCAAAGACGGATTCCCGCGTTCCCGTAACGTTATTCCTAAAGAAGCTATAGTAAGGATTCAGTAGCTCATAATTCGTATCGCTCAGTAGCCTA
This genomic window contains:
- a CDS encoding FAD-binding protein, yielding MVMEKNYDAIVVGAGPNGLAAAITLQRAGKSTLLPVRIIEIYDLRLW
- the soxC gene encoding sulfite dehydrogenase encodes the protein MNKSKVSQLWSERSLGLAVFIFVLVGIGLTSYLFFGSRNQIIEPITPTQIVVDPSKVQGGPTGEVGYRSAFESPKKLTSSTASRTPLQDLYGTITPADLHFERHHAGVPTIDPDKHELLIHGLLDKPIRLTLADLKRYPSVSRICFIECSGNFRYGKREMTPQEVCGLTSQSEWTGVLLSTILRDLGVKASAKWFLAEGADGALMARSVPLDEALPEAIIAYGQNGEAIRPQQGYPMRLVIPGFEGNTQIKWLRRIELTDEPVMTREETSKYTEKVKDGKIRMFSLVMDARSIITYPAYPKKIEEGWQEIRGIAWSGRGKVKQVLVSTDDGAHWQQAHIQGPVLEKAHTAFRLMWNWDGKPTRILSKVIDETGYEQPTYNQLVKARESKVGYHFNPVVGWDIEKDGAAYLADVADIN
- a CDS encoding c-type cytochrome; translation: MIKLHAYGLLLLHCLFVCCSVEPRDAQAIDTTQVYHMRWDDGLDNYQQTWPAQFQIGKAADKKFIAKWDIDVRPDGKGLPENGEGTVKSGELLYRQKCASCHGVNGYEGPYDKLVSDSTGKNTIGNYWPYATTIFDYVRRAMPFNAPGSLSDQEVYDITAYLLYLNKIITKDKVINARTLPLIEMPALKRYVIDDRRGGSEVK